In Puntigrus tetrazona isolate hp1 chromosome 23, ASM1883169v1, whole genome shotgun sequence, the DNA window catGATGTAAACAAGTTTGGAgcctcttcagtgaatgggtgccgtcagaatcagagtCGAAACAGCTTGATCTGCGCCTATTTCTCACCTGATTCAGATAAGGACATTTTTTCAATAGAAGGCAATATTATAGATAGCCAAATTAACGAAGGATGAGTTTCTTACAAATATGCAGCACTTCACAATATGTTAATTGACGGATTGGCGTGGATTACCTGTacgttattgtgtttttatcagctgtttggactctcattatgatggcacccattcgctgcagaggatccaaaAGGTGAGCATGATAAATCAActcatcttggatggcctgagggctaattttaaactattcctttaaatttagCTCGATGCTGTGAGGGTCACCGCTTGacgttaaatgtaaatgtgttgaaggaaaaccagttaaaaaaaaaaaggatttcacAGGTATTGATCTAAGAATATTTAATTGGAAAAGTCAGTTTCAAAAATACAAGGCAAATCCAGGGAAAATGGTGCTTACAGCTCACCGAGTCGGGTACTGCGGCAATAAATAACTACTATAGCACAGACATTGATTTCACCTCTTCAAAATCCATCAGTGAAACACACTCATAATACCATGACCAAGTGAAGCAGAACACATTTAAGCTGTACTGAGTGATGGTTCAGTGTTCCCATTTTCTCAGTCACGTGGGGCAGAAACTAAAGCAGTTAAGACTGTGAGTATTAGCCTGTATGTTCCactattaatatgaataaacaaattaacACATAACACGGGAACATGGAATtaacatatgtgtgtgcacaAAAGGTCATTACAAATGATCTATCCTCTACAATAACAATGATCAACATTGCAAAAAACTCACACTTTAATGGCAACTTAACACTATTAGcacaaaacaagaagaaaaaaaaaaatcataagcgcaatgacaaaaaaaaccaagaGGTTtggcaaaacacaaaataagaaggATTTAACTGAAATGGCCCGGTATTCAGTGCTAAAAATATGGACCTGGTGCCGTTAGTACTAGTACTTATAAAATAGCTGAAAAGAAGCGATGCATGATTGCAAATGATAAAAACCGCAAGTTAGTGCATGAGTACCTGGTTTAAACCAACTGAGTAAATGGCACACCGAGATTATTTCAAcaaacatccacacacacacaaaaaaaaaaaaaaaaaaaaaaaaaaatcataagatattaaaatacaaaatccaTGAGTAATACTAAGCTTTAGAGGAAATGGAGAACTTAAGAAGTCCAGTGAGAATAGCGAGACCCGGCTGAGACGGGAGGATCTCTGTGGTTTAAATAAGGATGGAAAAGATTCGCTGAACATCAACCCTGTCGCGGTAAAGACTATGTACAACAGCAGTCCATCGGCGGGGGAAATCCTCCCATTCACATGGCTCAgttacacaaatgtttttaaatattcacgCTCTACGTCTAATTCCTAAACTAATGTCCCATAGGCCGGACCAGTCACCTCATCGAGACGGACTTCATATAGCATTGCACAAAACACAGGCATGTTTCAGGTCTGCGCTCGTTCGGAGTGCACCTGACGTGATTTTCCTGGGAGATACGTGACAGAGTAGTTCACCTTGACTAACCGATACTAAACATTACCATAGTTTATGCGGGGTTAACTTTCCGTTACACTGAAACTACAGGGACTATTTGGGCACATCATACCTGGTTGTGTGTACATAAGTGAGTGTGTCACGAGAAACTGAGGCTATGAACATGCAGACATCGATGACTTTACATTGCAGATTTTCGGTTTGCATACAGAAAACAGGAAGAGTTTCTCACATCAAGGATGGGGGAAGTGCCGGAACGAGCATCCTATCATACATGATACCTCCTCCTGCTGGTTTAAATTAGCCCTCTGCAGACCTTGTGTGGAAAATGGGTCAGATCTATCGCTAAAATAGATGTGTTTGCATGTGCGTTCGTATCTAGTGTGATCCAGGTGTGTAGATGGGAGTTTGTTGCGGGGATCAGTGGTCGTGTTCTGCgtttaatgctttaaatgtcTCTTGGTGCGCTCCATTCGACCTGTGCAAAGGGGAACTGGAATAGCTGGACTACACTAAACATAGTTCAGGACAGACGGTCTGAGAGACTATAAGAATGCACTGGGGTTCGCTCTCGGGTCCTTTTGGTTCCTGTAGCGCATGGCCAGCCAAACTCCTAAGATCTGAGAAAAAGGAGAGCAATATTGATTAGAAACACAAGGCTGGAGTAAAGTTATGCGtgttcaaaaacagtaaaacaattaacaaaatgcTCACTTGCATACAGACATGGTTGACAGCCGGTAAATggtaaaactgacattttattactataaaataattgtattatttcatattcCATTTTATTTGGAACTAGTAGTGTTATCAaacttattttacttaaatcAGTGCAATAATATTAtcgtcacatttattttttttatagttacaTTTAATGGTTCGCATCAAATGCAGTGTGAGGACCAAACTAATTCTCCTAAGTGCTCTTATATCCACCCCTAACAgctagagggaaaaaaaacatgtccaaGTGCTGAAGTAATGACAAAATGAACATGGCATCAATGCATGGCTTAATTATATGTAAACAATAAGAGGTCAAtgttcaatattaaataaaaaaatctctagtaatagtaataataaattgcaatattacattcaaaattaatgtattttgctagatgaataaaacaaatttaaacaaagGATAAAAGGCTAAAGGCTAAAACCTTTTCTTatataaagataaattaaaaaacgaataaaaatagaaagcacAGAACAAAAAGACTAGTTAGTAAAGCTAATTCAATACATTCAATTTCAATAAGAACGCACTTAACTCCTGAAGAACGTCACTCAATATAAAATTCTACTAATGTACAGTCTAACGTCTGTATATTTCCAACAACATTGAATGTGGTTAATACAATcagattttacaaaaataactactttaaaatgaaatcttaccaagaatattttttgttaaaattatgtCATGTACTTGTTGAGTATGTGGAATATTATTTGACACTTTTATAATCAATTACGCACCTAACCGAAGAGCAAATGAGCTCTAAATGTGAAAACTATACTTTATATGCATTTCATCCTTCTGACGAGGGGTCAGATTCTTAACTGTGATTTATAGTAGCTATTCTAGCTATGATTCTCTAACAGACCAATCCTCAGCTTGTTATGCCAGGCCTCGAAAGTTAGTTACCACCAATTAGTTCTACTGTTCACATGTGACCTGAACTAACCTCTGTAAAGCTGAAAAAGAGGCCGACTCCTCCGAGGATCTTCAAAGCCTCTGATGAATGTTGGAGCATCTTTTCACCACAAGTGAGGCAGAGCTTATTTTTTAGGCATGGCTGCAGGGAAAGAAAACATGGTGTTCGTCTCTCATTTTTAACCCAGCATCCATTATCTGTCATAATGAGATGCAAACGTTCTATTCATTCATAACTACTTTATCGGTTCAATAATATGTTAAAAAGCCAAAGTAAAGCAAAAAAGGCACAATTATGTATTCTTACAGAATCGCAGAGGGGTAAGTCTCCTGCAAACACTGCCTGGCTCTGCGAATTGTTGAACAGGCCACAGCAGTCCAGCTTCTTCTCAAGGCTGATTCTTGTGTCGTTACTCATTATTCCCCAGGATGAGTTCAGCAGCTTCTCCTGTTTTGGTAACGTGACGAGACAATTACCAGGAATCATACTCAGACACTtgtgcaacaacaacaacaacaagagtgctttaaagttcattaggattACCTGTTGACCCTGGTTCATGGCCAGACAAGAACAGGAAACTCCAAACTGGAAGAGGAACACAATGAAGAGAATGACCATGTACTGGAAAAAAGAAGCTATGGTCAAGGACTTCACAACATTCAGAAGGGagaattttgactttttgaatttagaatttttggTTTTATGGGCATTGAactacaaaaggaaaaaaaaacaggcagtacaaaagcttttaaaggaTACAAAGAAAAGCATGACTTGGTGATGATGGACGGCTCCAATGAGTCCTACAATGGCGATCAGCAGTAGAAAGAAGCCCACGGCAATGACGCCGCCGATGATGTGGATGCTGGAGACAATGCCAAAGCCTTTTCCCCATGCTGCTACCACAATCAACAGGAGACCCACCAGCTGAGggcaaaaagaaaagagcatttGGAAACGTGTCACAATCCTACGGTATGGTAATGAAAACGCTAAACTGtgcttaaagtcaacatgaaatggcattCGCAGATTTCCAGTTTTTAAAAACGCACTCTTTAGCTGCAGTGCGCGGAAGCGAAATAATATTGCCTTCACGATAGGTTATGCGAAGCGAGATCACACAGGATGCAGATTTGCAAATACTTTTTGACATGGCACATTATAAACGGCCATCAATGGAAAAAGATGCCTTTTTGTCCCTAGATGGTGTAGTAACTACCAACAGTCCATGGCCTCCACATGACCAACAGAATAACAAGATGAATGTTGCATTGATGAATCGTTCACAAAAAGTAAATGGGgctaatttaatttcatgttgactttaaggcGAGGGCTACGGTTGTCAAAACTATGGAAATTTTGCTACGCTTAAAGACGACTGCTTTACATTCTCGTTTAAACTCATTACTACTACTCTAACGGAGGCAAGAAGCACAACTCACAAGCTGTCATTTCTACAAGCTAAACCGTGACTAGGGTCAATCTACAGTTTAAGGGTTTGTCTGGAATCTATATAACTCAAAGCAAAGGGCAGCAGGATGAAGATTGTAGGTCCAGAGAGCAACATGTGTCTCAACATAACCTTACCGAACAGCATTACTGATAGGGGCGGCATGTCACCGGTCAAACCCAAAGCCGGCCGAACAATGTCCACACAGTTCCTCCCTAAATGCCAGCATGAGGGGTATGATTACAGCATTACGGAGAACGTCGTGAACCAGAACCAAACAGAACACGCCACAGTGGGGTCTGAATGATCATAACCCTGACTTTTCCATTCGAAATCCGTATTTAATCAACGTTTTTAagtacacaaataataaacGCAGTCCATGTGGGCAACCCTCTTTACCTTTAAGGGTTTTAACCTTTGGGTTACTAGCACGGATCTTTAACCACTAGACTACGCCACCCAAAGTCATGTAGCAACACACTTCATTTACAGCTCTGCCTGAGCGCAAAGTCCTTTATTTTTGGCTAAGTGTGACTGTGACACCATGATTTTTAACCCAGTATTGTCATCACGCGTGTGAGTCATAAGCATTATGGAAGTATGATCAGCGACTCTTCTGTATGCATCATAATATAGCGTGCGTACTAACTCAACCATATTTGACTAGATTTATCCGTTTTGACATGAACACGCATAAAAAAAGGTGCCATATGTACTTGTGTAATACGTATGTATCCGTGTATATTTATTCCTAGATAAAAAGAGTAAATGAAGACTGATTGCACAAACATAGGGGCGGTTATGCAACACCGGATGGCGAAACATAATTTAAACGAACCGTCAACAAACAAAGTAAACCAATATTAGTATTAACACTTAAAGCCGATCttttcattcctgaatgaaaatgaaactagAAGGTTTTGTTTAACTAGTAACTTACCGCCTAAGATAAGCAGCTAGCTGATTCATCTAATGAtagcaataaaacaaagaccTCACCTACGACCTAACAACAGACacctttatattaaatataaatacattaaaatattaataacgcGCCTTACATTTAGTACACATTGTGAAATAAGGTGAACGAACTGTTTCAAGCATTTATACCGGATTAGCCGCTGCTAACGGGCTAGCTGAGCTATAGTGTTCATGTATGCGCGACTCACCATATAAACTACATTTAGCGAACAGAGGGCGTTTTTCGAGCACGTAAATCCTCCGCAAACCATGTTGACTCTTCAGGCATTTACCGGTGAGACGAAACGATGTGCTACAGATGTTGTTTTCGCTGCTGTGAGTAGGCTAGACGCCGTTCTTCTTCTCTTGTGGCGAGAGGTGGCGACGTTCGAATCTTTCGAATCTTTTCTATGAATCAACAAAACCAGCCTGATCCGAATCTTAGTTTATAGGGCAGGATGCAAACACGTTTTagactaattttaattttagcaatttctatttttttcctttaagaagGATCAGAATAAACATTTGGTTacataaaaacttaaaactgaattaattgcTCCTTAGATAACTGCTCGTTGGTCAGACTAGTTATTAAAGACACACTGTCTTAACATAGAGGTTAGGTTTATGCAACTGGAgtctaaatgtaatatttcaccgCTGAATGccaatgtaaattatattttggttctaaataactacattttaatgtCTGAATCGTGGCAGCAACAAACTGAACTAATACACCTGAGATGACTATTAACTACTCTTGCATCTAAAAccgaaacaaaaacaataaacagacaTGTGTTCATGCATAAAGAAACGTTTCTAAAAGATGCACGCCTGAACGTCAAGGGACTGCGTGATGACGCAAGCAGGTCATGAAATAAAGGAATTGGTGAATCGTTTTGATTGATTCTTTGACCAGAACAGTTCGAAAGAACCGAGTCGCGGAAATCGTTGCCCATCTCTATGGCTGACGTCAATCGCAACCGCATACCCTCTAGCGGCAGAACTTTTTCTCACGTGCTTCGCTTGTAATACACGCGATTCGACActaggagagagagaaagccatAATCTTGGCCGTGCACATTTTCGTTGACATAAAACCTACCTTAcgaaaaacatacaaataacaacAGGCACGTCCAAAATATTACATCGAAAAAAAATACGCATACGAGCACAGAGGTGGCTTCTCTTtcttatattcatataaatacagtataataatatatgcaatatatttataaatataatcgTCATTCCTTGTCCTCTCGCGATAGCAAACGCCTCTGCCAATTATAGCACACGCGCATTATTATAATGCAACGAGTTCGCTGTTAATTATCTCACAGAAGCCATACTCATTTTAAAACCTTAAGGATCTTAAAGAGAGGGGACGGTTTCACTGTAAATTTACCCACCTGTCCGCAAACAGGCATGCTTCGTGAAAGTGGATTTAACGTGAATTTGTTTATAACGCTTCGGGACATCACTATGGTTATTAAGGTGATAATAACAGGGCTCTGATTTAATGATTACAGTAAACAGCGCGCCTTGTTGACTGATATTTAAACCAGCGCTGAAGCGAAGCTTGCGTGCTGCTCGAGCCTCATTGGCTGAATAGAGTAGCAACAAATCACGTCACGCCTCAGCCCCGCCCTCTGTCGTCACGGGCGTGTGAGACGCGAGATGCTGCATTGAGGGCTGATGATAAAGACAAGACAGGCCCACATTCTGAATCAGACACCATGAATCCCCGGAGACAttatgaaatgcatatttatatctCATGCAAGAAATTCCCATAAATGCCAAACACtactttgttatattttatggaGTGTATAGGGTGAGGCTAATTGCCACACATTTCAGTCCAGGATGGGTTTATTTTTGAAGGCCAGTTTATCTGTAGgcagatatattaaaatatttagtgcaAGATAAAGCGGCATGTTGAATAAGAATGTATTGAATACGTTTGTCAGAGTGGTAACCCATTGTAGCATGTTATATATGTGACTCTTTTTCCATCATCATctgaataaatatgctttccactgatgtatggttggttaggataggacagtatttggccgagatacaagtatttgaaaatctggaatctgagggtgcaaagaaaatctaaatattgagaaaatgacCTTAgaccttagcaatgcatattactaatcaaatttatatatatatatatatatatatatatatatatatatatatatatattcaggtaggaaagttacaaaatatcttcattaaacatgatatttacttaaaatactaatgatttttggcataaaagaaaaatctatcattttgaactatataatgtatttttagagatattataaataatcaattaagtcatttttaaaataataatgataaaacctTCTATATTACACccaaatttacataaaaaattgtatttctaaAAAACAGCATGTGACAATTAGTCCTAATTTACCATCATAAGAGGTCATATTAggaacaaattattaaatagcctataaaaactattaaaaaaattattgattgtaaatagtttattatatgtttaaaagatataacattaaaacaatgaaaaaataaccTTGTCTGAAAACccgtttattaaatatgttttttttcctcctccaaaTCAGTACTAAGTTTTTACCATTGCAGCtcttaatctaaaaataaatgtatgccaTTTTGAAACCTTATCTGGAGTTTGAAACCAaagtcttaatattttttgtaacggTTGCCTTGAATTTACCACAAAATCCTGTTTGCGAGAAAGCGGCCTATGAGATGGtgacactttttaaaatcaggAAGTGaattcagagagaaagagagagagagagaggaaattcATGCAAGCAGAACTACTTCTGCTCTAAACAGCATACCTAGAGTCTGAACAGCTTTCTGCCTCTGTACGTGACATTGACATGAAAGAACGGGCAGGAAATGCTGATGGGTTACAGGAGAAACTCCATGCATCTTGAGCAGCCACATTGGTCTAAATATGAATAACACGAATAAAGTTACACACTCGACTGCAATTAGAGCTGAGGTGAGAAGACACGAAAGCTTGCAAAACACCATTAACAAATTTCTCAAACAGTTGGAGAGGGTTGAGGACCAGCAGCTCAGGACAGGACTAAAGGTTTTCCTCCACAGCATTCAAGGTGAGCCTGTCGtgacattattcatttttatcccCTGAAACGCTTGCTGATAGATTTCCGTATATCGTCTTGCAAGATTCTGAAAGTATATCGTACCTAGAGCACCCTCGTGAGAAAAAAAACGAGTTTACTAATCGTTTTTTCTGCAGCAACATATACGTTATCTTCAGCTTTGTAATAATGTCGTATTCTAAAATGTCCCGAacgtatatttatatagagAAGGCAGACGCGTGAATGTTTTAACTCGCGTTAAATTGAATTGCACGTCCAGCAGACGTCTCCAAATGCACAGTGCGCCTCCATTAGACTGTGATGATGAGCTGTTACTACAGTCCGGATGTAGAATCAGAATCGTGGATGTTAATTTAAAGAGGTCCAGGTTGAAACGTTAGCACCATCTTAGAGACGTCGTCACGCTGCCAAGCTCTTGAACACGAAGTGCTGGTCCATTTCCTGTCTGACGCTCTCTTGCTGCCCACGAAAGCCACATCCTCTCCATTTCAGGCACCACCTGTCTATTGAGTGCTGCTCTTACGCTTAGTATCTGAcctaattatttttagtttacactttttttggaaGTTTGGTGTCTGATTTGATTTAATCTGGCATACATTAAACACGTTCGATTATGAACTTCGAATATTTTATACTTTGATAAACTTTTATATACTGTGTTAGCTGTAAGAATTtgatatatgcatattttaaggaCTTATGACTAAACTCATGCATCTTTAATATAGTGTTTGTTGATACTTAAAATTGACTTCCTCCTTGCACTTCCCCCTTTAAGCGTTTTATGCATCCATCACAATAGCTCAATATGAAGACTTTATGAGCGTAATCTCACGCCagagctaaaattaaaaccttCCTACTGTACCTTACTGTACCAACAAGCTATTCTGAATGGTCTCTGGGGGTATTCTGGTTGCTTATGACAttaattatatagttttatatattaatttaacctatttcattgtttttatatgttcaCTTACAGTAACCAGCATCACCAATGAGGTCTGTAAACGTAAAGTTTCAAAAAGTTTCAAAGAACAGACCAGATCaaagagtaaaaaaacaaagtgaATGCTTTTTGAATATGATTTATGTAGCCCACATAGTCATATGATGATTCAAATTATGCTTGATGGGAATACAATAAAAGTGAAGGAAACTGCAAAGGGGAAGTCGTTGCTGTTGGCTTTTGAGCACAGGGATTTGAGAATAGGACTGACACATTTAAATGTTGCTTACTGCAGGGAGCCAAGAGAGTGGGAGACAGGCAGAGAGACAGCAAACTagggaagaaagagaaaggggGAAATATATTTATGAGCGCAAGATCTCCAAAACAGAGATGTCTACTGTGAAAATGTATAGTTAGCAGAACAATAAAATGCgacacatatatgtgtataaacaaacatgtgctttgtattttcttctgtattttcttaTGTGCGCTTGCCAGGATGTTGCTACGCGGTTAATAAGGTGTTTTGAGAGGTTTCTAGTGTGTTGCTAGACTAGCGTCTCgtggttggttgctagggtaattTCTCTCAGAACGTAAGTTattcatgccattccaaacctgcatagatttagtttttctgtcGAATACAAAATCAGACATTTTGAAAAGCATTTCAGTGGggaattttgggtgaactgtccctttaagagtcttttttttaatccctaACCTTAACTATGAGCAATAGTAATGGTG includes these proteins:
- the tspan31 gene encoding tetraspanin-31, encoding MVCGGFTCSKNALCSLNVVYMLVGLLLIVVAAWGKGFGIVSSIHIIGGVIAVGFFLLLIAIVGLIGAVHHHQVMLFFYMVILFIVFLFQFGVSCSCLAMNQGQQEKLLNSSWGIMSNDTRISLEKKLDCCGLFNNSQSQAVFAGDLPLCDSPCLKNKLCLTCGEKMLQHSSEALKILGGVGLFFSFTEILGVWLAMRYRNQKDPRANPSAFL